In the genome of Actinobacillus lignieresii, the window AGCGTTTCAGTATCGGTTAAAAGGGTTAATTCTTCTTCAGAGAATTTAAGCACGTCCGCCATTGCCACTACGCTATTGACCACTTGTTTCATTTCTTCAAGACTTGCCCAAAGCGATTCGCGTAAATTCGGGTCAAATGAGAAGAAACCGCCCGCTTCTTTTACACGGCGAATCGCTTCAATTGTGGTTGAACGTGAAGGATCGTTAATCAATGCGATAGAGCAGCAGTGTAGGAAATCGCCTTTTTGGAAAGTCGGTAAATCGCCTACTTCAAGGAATTGATCCGCACTCGGGTTTACCATAAAGGTAAAGCTGCGCTCACCGTCGTCTAAACCGACGATCACGGTTGAGGTGCGTTGTTTCGGATCGAGGATCATATGTTCGGTCGAAACCTTTTCCGCATTAAGCGTTTGCTGCATAAATTTGCCGAGCGGATCCAAACCGACGCGACCGATAAAGCCGGCTTCAACGCCCAGACGCGAGACGCCGACCGCAACGTTTGCCGGCGCACCGCCCGCACATTTCAAATAGTGATTTTCGCCGTCCGGAATTAAATCTACTACGGCATCGCCGGTTACCCAAATTTTGCCCATAATCGTGTTCTCTTATCTAGTCAAAAATAGTTAATTTATCTTAGCTAAAACGGTTTAGTTTTGCAAAAGCTATTTCAAGCCATTTAGCCATTATAATTCAAATAAAGGTTTCATACACGAGGAATTACCGATGAAAAAGTCTCTAATCGCACTTTGTTTTACTTCGTTTTTTGCCGCCGCTCCTTTGATGGCGGAGCAGATGAAAGTCGAAAATCTTGATTTAATTCCGGCGGCGAATTTACCGACGGTGGAAGCGGAATTAACCGTTGCGCCGAATGTGCCTAAGCCGTTAGAGCGCGATACGCCGGCAAAAGTGGT includes:
- a CDS encoding aminoimidazole riboside kinase — its product is MGKIWVTGDAVVDLIPDGENHYLKCAGGAPANVAVGVSRLGVEAGFIGRVGLDPLGKFMQQTLNAEKVSTEHMILDPKQRTSTVIVGLDDGERSFTFMVNPSADQFLEVGDLPTFQKGDFLHCCSIALINDPSRSTTIEAIRRVKEAGGFFSFDPNLRESLWASLEEMKQVVNSVVAMADVLKFSEEELTLLTDTETLEQATKAITAQYLEKLIIITLGKDGAIYHLNGHSQTVAGKALKPVDTTGAGDAFVSGLLAGLSQVADWKDESVLVDVIRKANASGALATTAKGAMSALPNKAELEAFLAQ